Genomic window (Deltaproteobacteria bacterium):
TCGATGACATGTATCTGTCGGGAGAGGAATGCACCTACTGGGGCCGGTATCTCAGGTCAGAACAGTTCCATACGCTCTGCCGGAACAGGCAGCCAGACATCCAGATCGATACCCGTGTTGCCTGTGTGGCCATGTCCATCGGGGCCACACAGGCATTTCTGTCCCAGGCCGAACACCAAACTTTCGATGCGCTTGCCCTTCTGTCCTTCGTTCCCCACTACCCGACATTCGTCCGGAACAAGGTCAAACGCGACTACTACGACCTCGTATCGATCGCCTGGGCACTTCGGATGAAGTCACGGCCCGGCTGGGCCGCCTGTTGCGGGGCAATTGCCGCCCGCAAAGCCGAAGAAGGCGAAGACCGAGAGACGGCCCGGCGGTATCAGCTGCTGGCAGACCGACTCTCCAACACCTCCAGAATCGACCGGAGCCAGATGGCCTCGATGCTCGAAGGAGTGCCGGTCAACGCCTTCTCCGGCATCTGGAATGCCATTCGTGGCACTTTTGATTGCCGCTATGATCTTGAGGCGAATCTGCAGTCGAACGCCAAAGTCGGGATTCCGCTTACCTTCATATCCGGCGGCAAGGATGACTACTTCCTGCAGGAAGAGATGGACGAATTCATTGCCCTGGCACGCCGTGAAGGCCGCGTCCGGCGGCTGCTCCGCCTTGAGAATGCCTGTCACCAGCTCCGTCCGTATCCCTGTTTCGAAAAAGCCATGGAGTTTGTCATCCAAGGGCTATATAGCGATCTTGGAATTCAGGACGTACCTGTTCCGTTCTCACTAGCAAGAATAGCGGTCCGCCGGTTTTACGAGGTCCGGGGATTCGCCCTGCGCCATTCCAAAGACCTGGGCGCACCACCGGAGTTGACCCAAAAGGTTCTGCTTTCCAGCGAGGATCTCGCCCGGGTACTCGGGGAACTGTTCAAGCGCCCGGCAGAAACCGGCGCACTGGTCCGGCTGCTCGCCAGATCAGCGGAACAGATCGGTGGCGAACGGAGCATTCTCGACGAACTGGAACCGGTCCGGATAGGAAAGATCCTCAACAAATCGCTTTCACCGGAATTGTACCCTTCCATCGCAATAGGACTCTCTGAAGTTCCCGAACTGATCGGCCATCTGTTCCCAGACCATCTGCTTCAGGCGCTGGATCCGGAACACCTGGATGGATTGCTCCAGGAATTGCTCCGCCACACAGAAGCACTGGAAGCGTTCCTGACCACGGCAAATCCGGAACTGCTGCTCTCTCTTGGCAGGCGCAAGGCCCTCGCAGCCGCGCAACGTGCGATAAAACTGGTACCGGCTTTTACTGGACACAATCTACCGAAGGATCTCGATCAGGTTCCGTTCACCAGCAAGGAAGACTATGTCGAGGCGTTCCCGCTCGAAGACAGGTGCATCCACCGGGAACTTCCGCGGGAAGGGCTCATCGATGAATCGAGCGGTTCCAGCGGAATCCCAACCAACTGGACCCGTTGCCGCGAGGAGGAAGACCGGCTCGCAAACGGTGCCCGGTTCATCTACCGGTTCCTCTTTGGCCGTCCCGGTGACGACCGCCCGGTAATTCTGCTCAACGGTTTCAGTCAAGGTGCCTGGGCGACGTCAACCAAGCTAACCGTGCTCGCCCGCCATGTGGCACTCGTCAAGAATATCGGCCCGGAAGAAGAGCGTATTCTGGATTCCCTCGAGTACTTCGGCCGCCGTTACCGTTACATTATCGCCGGGTATCCGCCGTTTCTGAGGGAACTTGTCCGGGCCGCCACGGAACGGGTGGGGTTTGATTTGAAACCATATACCATCGATATCCTGCATGGCGGCGAAGGCTATACGGCCGGATGGCGACGTTATCTTGAAGTGAATCTGGGATCGGGTGCCCGGATCGTGTCTTCATACGGTGCCTCGGATCTTGATCTCGGCGTTGCATACGAAACCACCCTCGCCCTCGTGGCCAGAAAAATACTGGAGGAAAACCCTGAGTTCCGCCGGGCCCTTCTGGAGACAGAGCGGATTCCGGTGTTTTTCGGCCAATATAATCCGATAGAGTTCTTTCTGGAAACCCGCCGCCACGACGGAGAATGCAGGACCCTCGTCTGCACCGTGACTAATCTGAAAGCGCACCAGCCCCGCATCCGTTACGATATCGGAGACGAAGGGGATATCCTCCCATTTGACCGGATTGTAAACACGGCAAGGGAGTTCGGATTCGACCTGCCAGCATCAGGTTCCCTGAAGTTTCCGTTCGTCTACATATTCGGCCGTCTCGACGGGACCATCAGCATTGACGGTGCGAATGTTTATCCCGACCAGGTGCACGAGGCGATCCTGACCGATCATCAGCTGGCTCCCCTGGTCCGCGGCTTCCGTCTACGCCGTTCGGAAAACAGTTCCGGAGAAGTGCGATTCGAAATCGATCTGGAAATGTTCGGGGATGAGACAACGGGTGGCCCTGATGTCAGCACGGTTGCGGGCAAGCGGATATGCGATTATCTTGCGAAAGTGAACATAGATTTCCGTGAATCGCTGGCTCATAACCCGGCAGCCACCAGTCCGGAAGTCAGGGTAGTCCGACCGGGTGAACTGGGAATCGGCACGACCATCAAACGCCGGTATGTGGATCGCTAACGGACTGGCATCATTGAGGAGATAGGCAGGCAGTGAACCTCCAATCAGCCATCCTGCTACTGCTTGGAATCTCCCTCATTCCGCTGGCGGGCTATGTCTACAGGTTTGCTCACGACCGGGCCGAGGCACGCTGGTTTGCTCTGGGAGTCGTTGCGGCGTCTACTTATCTCATGGCCATCGCCATGATCGATCTGGCCCCATCTGACCGGGCAGCCCTTTGGGCCACCCGTTTGGCTTATGCAGGCCCCAGCATCGGCTTCCCCGCGATGATCCTGCTCGTCCGCAGAATCCTTCTGGCTACAGACGCCTCCCGGTCACTGTCAGCATTGCTGTTTCTGGCCTCCATCGCCGCCCACTCATTCGCCCTGTTTGGCGGCTCGGTGATCTCCGGAATCGACCGGACGACCATGCCCCCATCCTTTGTCTACGGACCATTCGCAATTGTCCCGCTGTCTTTCGATGCCGGAATACTCCTGTTTCTGGTTGCCGTCGTCATACGTGACTGGCCCAAGGCACCTTGGAGAGCCCAGAACCGGTTTCTCGTTCTGGTTGTTTCCCTGATCCTCTGGACGTTTTTCACCATCACTTCCAACCTGGTCCTGCCCATTCTCTACGGAGATAACCGGTACTATCTGGTTGGCCCTGCCCTGCTTTTGCTTCCCGCCTGCGGCGGCGCCTGGGTCATTGCAGGAGAGCGGCTGCCGGATCTGCTTGCAATGGCAGGCCGGCTGTTCCCAAACGGGCGTTCCCGGTTGCTTCGGAAACTCGCCGATCTGGAACAGGGCCTGCTTGAGTTGCCAGACATTCATGCTCTCGTTTCAGAACTGGAGGGAGTGATGGGAGGCCGGCAGTTTGCCTACGCAGGAGCCGGAGACGGACTCAGCTTTACCCCGGGAGCCGTGGATTTTCTATACAAACCCGGTGACCGGCAGCGTGTCGAGAAACTGGCGAGCCATTACGCCCATTCTCCGGAAACCCTGGATGAAAACCTCCTGCTGACCGGATGGACGGAAGTTATCGGCTTTGCCGAGCCTGTAGCCTCTCCGTGGCCCGTCTCTTCTGCCCGGGAGATCGAGGTGATAAACAGGATGACCACCTCTCTCGCGGCTGAACCAGTGGTGATCCTTTCCGCAACAGGATATCTCGATACGATTTCCATCAAGTCCCTTGCCAAACAGGTCCGGCGAAGCCTGGTCTTCACGGCTGAACTGGTCGCAAAACTGGATGGCGGCCGCGAGGATGCGGTCCGGTTGCTGAAGGAAGAACGGAACCTCAGGGATGTCATGATTGTCATCCGGCTGGCGGAGCAGGCCCGTGCCGAACATCTGGAAACCACGGTTTCCGCCTGTGTCTCAGATGGAGCCAAGCTCCTGCTCGTTACTGCTATGGACCGGAACGATCTGATTGGATACGGCCTCTTCGGCGGTACGGATATCAATCTTCAGGAAGCTCCCCTCTTCGCCTTGGGCAGTCCGCTGCAACGGGCTTCCAACATATCGGTCCATCTGGATCTCATTCTTTCCCGGCTCGAAGCCAGCTACGGCACCTTCTTCCGCCTGACGCCGGAAGAGAGACACTCGTTCTGCCGCCGGCAGTGGCGGTCAATCCAGGAACTGGAGTTTGAACTGGAAAAGCATCTGCTGATGTTCCGTTTTTCCCCTTCGGCAAGCCAGAAAGGAATACCCGTATGACCCCAGCGCAAGGCGAAAAGATCTATCAACTCCGGACCAAACTCGGACTCACTCCCCAGCAATTTGGACGCATGGCCGGAGTAACGGCGGTGGTTGTTGCCAAATGGGAATCCGGTTTTGCCGAACCCGGCTGGCTGGCGCTCGGCCGGATAAGACGCGCCTGCGACGTCGACCTCAACTGGCTGCTGGACAGCGGCGATGACCGGCCGGACTATCTCCAAAACGCTGCCATCTGCGAGGGGAAGCTCGTCGATTCATCACTCCCTAAAATCAGCCGGAATCTCGAGCAAAAACTGATTGGCGACTACCGCAAGCTGAACGAAATCGACAGGAGCTTCGTCAGAATGGTTCTGGAAACAGTCGGGAAAACTCCAGAAGTACCTGTGGCCAGGAGGTCGTCTCCCAAATTGCGCCCAAATCCATCAGACAAGTTTGTCTAAACGACCACCGTCACAGCCTTTGGATACAAATGGTCCCTTAATCCCATTCCCGGTCTTAAATAGAACCGGTTTCATGAATGCCTGGGGAGGATCAGGAGTAAAGTTTGGCAGATGAAGCCGAAGAAGTTTTCCGGATAAAACTCCGTGCCTGGCAAACATTTTTCAGAACCAGCCGATTCAGGCGAACAGGCGCTCGATATGCGGCGAAACCCCGCTCGCCATAGCCGCCGGAGAAAAACCTCTCCACCTCGTCGTTATCGGACGTGGCGCAAAGCCGCTGGTGGCTGTCTGTAAAGCGATCAAGACCAGCGAACATCTTTTCGTCGTCTCGGTTCGCCGGGCGCACATGGCTTTGCTTTTTTGCCCGGAAACCTACGAACTTCTACGAACCTTGAGAATTACTGATATTTCTGGCCGCAGTTCGCGGAATGCCAGTGCCGGACTCTTAATCAGCGAGTCGCCGGTTCGAGCCCGGCATCTCCTGTCGCAAGCTACTTGCCGAATAATCCCATCAGCGTGCCAGGGGCCTTGGGCATCAGGCGCGAGAGGGCGTCGAGGACTCTGGCGTCCGGACCGATCAGCAGGCGGGGTTCGTTAGACTGGATGGCATCCGCGATCTGCCGGGCGGCTAACTCCGGCTTCACGCCGAACTTTGCCACTAGACCCCTGCCCCGGTCTTTCAGCGTGGTGGCTTTGCCCCGGTAGCGGGCGGCGGCGGGAATGTTCGTCCGGACGGCACCGGGATGGACGCAGGTGACGCCGATATGTTTCGATGCCAGTTCGGCGCGCAGTGTCTCCGAAAATCCCCGTACGGCGTGCTTGGTCAGTACGTAACCCGGCATGCCGGCGATGGGCATGAAACCGGCTATGCTCGAAATGTTCACGATGTGTGCTTCAGGCCGGTTCTCAAGCAGCGGCAGGAAGAACTTGCAGCCATAGATCACGCCCCACAGGTTGACGCCGATGACCCACTCGAAGTCCTCGATCGTGTGATCTGCGAAACCGCCCAGCAGCGCGACGCCGGCATTGTTCACCAGGATATCGGCCTGCCCGTGCTCACCAAGGACCGCTCCGGGGAGCTTTTCCATCTCGTCCCGCCTGGAGACATCCATCCGGTGGACTGACGCCCTTCGGCCAAGTCCCTCGACACGCTGGCGGACCGATTCGAGACCGGTTTCATTGATATCCACAAGGGCGACATCGCAACCCCGAAGGGCCAGCTCAAGGCTCACGGCCTCGCCGATCCCGCTACCGGCACCCGTTATAACGGCAACCTTTCCGGTGAGGTCTTTCATGAACTTATTTCGGCGGAGTTTTCATCATCCCTCGCGGGTCGATGAGCAGCTTGTGCACCTGCATGTTGTGGGAATGGCCAAGCTGCTGGAGCGACATCGCCGCCTGCAGCGCCGTCCAGAGGCCCTGAGCATCCTGGGTCTGGTTCACCGACTGCTTGGCCAGCCGGAGCCCCATGCTGGGCCGGGAAGCGATCTTCGAGGCCAGTTCAAGCGTCCGCTTTTCCAGTTCATCCCTCGGTACCACCTGATTCACCATGCCAAGCGCCTTCGCTTCGGCAGCTGTGACCGGATCCCCGGTAAAGAGCATTTCCTTCGCCTTGCGAACGCCGACTTCCCAGGGGTGGGCGAAATACTCGACACCATTCACGCCGAAACCGACGACCGGGTCTGAAAACGTCGCATCATCACTGGCAATGATGAGGTCGCAGACCCAGATCAGCATCAGCCCGCCGGCAATCGTCTTTCCCTGCACCTGGGCGATCGTCGGCTTCGGCAGATTTCTCCAACGCCAGCAAAGACCGAGATAAATCTCTTCCTCTTGCGCCATGTACCCTTCGGCTCCCGGCAGGTCGAAGCCGCCCCAGTTCGTGACCGGAGTGAACGACGTCAGGGGCGTATTGTCCCGAAGATCGTGTCCCGAAGAAAAGTGCGGACCATCGGCGGCGAGGACGATCACCTTCACGTCCTTGTCATGCGCTGCCAGGTCGAACGCGGTATTGATCTCATAGAGCATCTTCTTGCTCTGGGCGTTCCGGGTCTCTGGGCGGGCCAGGGTGATCCGGGCCACTCCGGCAGAGGGGGAATCATAACGGATTGTGGTGAACTCGGGATCTGTGCCCATGCTGTCCGCTCCCTGAAACCGGGCTCAGAATGCCACGCGTTTCGTAAAACCGCCGTCGGCGACCAGATTGATACCAGTGACAAGACTCGCCACGGGACTTGCAAGAAAAGCGGCGGCCCGTCCGATCTCTTCCGGTGTACCCATGCGGCCGATGGCGCACTGCCTGACGGTCTGTTCATAGAACGCCGGCATGCCTTTCTTCATCATTTCCCACTGCCCGCCCTCGAAGATCACCGGACCGGGTGAAATGCAGTTCACACGGATCCCCTTTGCCGCGTACATCTGGGACAGGCCCTTGGCATGGGTAATCAGGGCCGCCTTGAGCGCGCTGTAGGGGATCGGGGCCATGAAATACTCGACTGCCGCCGTGCTGCTGATGAACACCACGCTGGCCTCGCCACTTTTCAGGAGAAACGGCAGCGCAGCGTCAAAACATCTCACGCTCCCCATGAGATCGGTCTCGAAATTCGCCTGCCAGGCGGCTTCTCCGGGGTTTCCTCCACCAGTCGGATTCGGCACCAGGATGTCGATTCCACCGAGTTGTCCGGCGGCTTCGGCGATCCAGGTCTTCAGCGTCTTTGCATCCTTTACATCGACGGATTTGGTAAACACTCTCCCGCCATGGCGGGCAAGACTCTCTGCAGCCGTCTTGAGTCCCGCCTCGTTGCGGGCACAGACAGCGATGTCGGCACCTTCGGCCGCGAGTGTTTCGGCTATGGCCCGACCGATGCCACGGCTGGCCCCAGTCACGATCGCCTTCTTGCCCTTCAGTTTCAGATCCATGCTTTCCTCCCGGCAGGCCTGCTCTTGGCTTTAACACGTTTAAAATGTTAAACGCAATATGGTTTATCCGGAAAATCCCCGGACCATTACAGGAGCGTCGGCATGGGTCTTCTGGAAAATCAGCGGCAGGAACGGATCGACAGGATCATGGAAACCGCCCGGCGAATGATCGCCGAGCGGGGCTATGAAGGGGTCAACATGCGGGATCTCGCAGCAGCGAGCCGGGTGTCGGTTCCGACGCTCTACAACCTTTGCGGAGACAAGGCGGAACTACTGTCCCGGTCCATGCAGGGACAGTTCTCGACCCTTCTCAAGACGATAGACCGGGAAACCCGCACGAAGGGCCTTGACAGGGTGATATCCATTGTCACCCGGTGCAGCTCGGAAATGCTGCGACTGTCGCGCTACTCCCGGGCCGTCCTCGATGTGTTTGTGAACTCCGGGCAGATGCGGGAGGTGAGCGAGATGATCGCCGGTGCTCTTGCACGGGACATCGAAAACGCCCTCCATGAAATGAAATCATCCCGCGAAATCGAGGCATGGGTCGATCCCCGTATCCTGTCAGAACAGGTCGCCAGCCATCTCATCATCTGTGCGCTCCAGTGGGAGAGTGGCTATCTCAGCGACAAGGCCCTGCCGGCCTCGATGCTGTACGGTTCCTGCCTCATGCTGCGGGGAGTTGCGGCGGGTCCGGCGGCCAGAGTGCTGGAGAAACGGATCCGTACCGTGCAGGCCGATGCCTATTCTGAAAAACCAGCCCGCCGGCAACCGGCAAGCCGCACGTCCTGATGTGATTGGGAAGACTGTCCGGCCATGGAACAATGACCATGCCTTCATTCGCTGCCGCCCGTTCAATCTCGAATCCGGACCAGATTGCACTCCGGGACCACCTTCAGGAGTTCAACTGGAGCGATATCGACCGGATTCTGAACCGTATCGCCAACGGAGTGCTGGCGCTGGACCCAACTCCGGTTCGTCGCGTGGCCATCTTCGCCCAGAATTCGGCGGAAACGCTGCTAGCGCATCTGGGTGGCCTTATTGGCGGTGCATCAACCGTACCGGCGAGCTTCCATCTCACGGCCCCGGAGCTTGCCTACATCCTGGAGGATTCCGGCTCGACGGTGCTGTTCGTCGGTCCGGAAACGGCCCGGACGGGGCTCGAGGCCGCCCGGCTCGCCCGGATCCCCCTCGTCATCGGCTGGCGTTGCCAGCCTGCAGAGGGGGTCGTCCACTGGAATGACTGGCTGGATCGGGCGTCTACCCAGCCACCTCCGCTGGACCATGCTCCCAGGGCGAATTTCATGTACACGTCCGGCACCACCGGGCGGCCGAAAGGCACGGAGTTGCCGCCGACGATGTTCGCAGGTGGTGCGACCGTGGAGGAACATCTGGAGCGCCTTGCCCGGGCTCCCTTTGCCCTGTTCGGAACGCATCTGGTTGCAGGCCCGCTCTATCATACGGGGCCTCTCACAGGCGTCCGGGTGCTGGGCGGAGGCAAGCCGGTCGTCGTGCTTCCGAAGTTTGACGCTGAAGCGGTCCTTGCGGCCATTGATAACTATAAAGTGGAAAGCTCGGTTCTGGTGCCGACCCATTTTATCCGCCTGCTGGCGCTGCCGGAGGATATCCGGAAGAAATACAATACCCGCAGCCTGAAGTTTGTCTTCCACACGGGCTCCGCCTGCCCGGTGGACGTGAAACGGGGGATGCTCGACTGGTGGGGACCGGTTCTCTATGAGGCCTACGGCGCGACTGAAGTCGGAACGACCTGCGCCATCTCGCCGTACGACTGGCTGAAACATCCCGGCTCTGTGGGGAAACCCGTACCGCCATTCAGCGTGCTGGTGACCGACGATCAGGGCAGGGAACTTCCTCCCGGTACCGAGGGCAGGCTCTACTTCCGTGACTCTACCGGCCGGGGCATTGTCTATCACAACGACCCAGCCAAGTCGGCCGCGGCGCATCTTGCACCTGGTATATTCACTCTTGGCGAGATCGGCTACGTGGATTCCGGCGGCTTCGTCTATATTACCGACCGGTTCTCAGACATGGTCGTGTCGGGCGGTGTGAACATCTACCCCGCCGAGTCAGAGTCGGTAATCCTTCGTCATCCACAGGTGGACGACGTCGCCTGTATCGGGGTTCCCCATCCGGTGATGGGAGAGGAACTGAAAGCCATCGTGGTGGCCGCAGACCCGGGAAAACCGCCCCCGGCCCAGGAGATCATCAGCTTCTGCAAGGCGAATCTCGCCCACTACAAATGCCCAAAATCGGTGGACTTCGTTGCCGATCTGGGCCGCACGGCCGCCGGCAAGGTGAACAAGAAAAAGCTCAAGGCCCCCTACTGGCCGGAATCCCGCTCGCCGTAACGTGAGGTCGGTCAACCCTTCAGGTAATCATCGAGCGTCCTGTGCAGATGCCGGATGCGGCTCTCCTGGTAGTTTCCGAGCGTAACGCCCGGCTTCACGGCGGCTTTAAGCCCCTTTTGTACGAATGGAATATTGCTCATGTCCTGATCGAATACCGGACCGAGAAGCCCCAGTTCCTTGGCCGATGCCCAGGCTTCATCTGAACCCAGAAGCCGGTATTTTGCCGGCGGTGGCCGCTCGCCGCCCTTCCGGACCGGCGCAAGCAGCATCACCTCCATCAGGCAGGAATCCGGGTCGTGCCCGTCCGGCCGGAACCGGTAGACAATGTTGTTGAAGAATCCTCCCCAGGGAAACAGATTGGGGAAAACGAAATACTGGATCGCGTCGAGCATCTCGCTGTCGGTAGCCTGCTTGAGATCCCAGCCGCTGCTGCCGCCGATCATCCCTCTCAGCATGTTCGCCGTGAAACTCCGGGCGGTCTGGCCGGGCGGCAGTTTCACACTGATCTTGTTTCCTTCCCGGCCGGCGTACTCCGCCATCATCGAGTCGAGGATCTTCTCATCCGGGTAAGCATCCCCGCCCAGGTGCGGACTCGCCACCCCCATCGCCGTGATCATCCGGTTGAAGTGCGGCTTGCCGGGATAGACGTCGTACTGGGTATTGGCGTCCGCCGTGGAAGGCATGATCTGTGGATGGGTGGCGATCACATGGTATGATTCCATGAACGCCTCCGCGCAGACCTTCCAGTTTGCGGCGACGATCTTGCCGACATGCGCCGACTTGTACCGGTTCCCGAGATCCCACCGCTCGAAATGTTGCGGCACGACGTCCAGATAATCGGCGAGCGGCCTTGCCTCTGGATCAAGGTTGATAAAGACGAACCCGCCCCACAGGCCGGTCTTCACTTCCGGCAGCCGGAACTCCTCGTCTGTCTTGTGGGCAAAATCCCAGCGGCAGGGGATTTCATGAATCGAACCGTCCAGCTTCCATGTGAACCCGTGAAACGGACATCGAATCGCGGCGGCATGGCCCTGTCCCGTTTTCAGCAGCCGTCCACGGTGCAAGCAGACGTTATGATAGGCCCGTATGTCGCCATCCTGGGTGCGGAGAAGCAGGACTGAATGATCGCCGATCTCGTAGACCAGATAGTCGCCAGGTTTCGCAATATCTTCCTCCCGGCAAGCCATCTGCCATACCCGGTTCCACATGCGCGCCATTTCGAGGTCATGGAACTCCCGCGAGGTGTAGCGCTCCACTGGCAGGTCGGCGGCCGGCATCTTTTCGGCCACCGTTTCACGAAGGGCGGGAGGGACTGGCCGGGTCTCCCGGTCGAGAATCTGCTGTACGGTTGGCGCCTTGCACCGGTTGTCGGTGGTCTTCAGGTTCGACTCGCCCATCTCTGCTCCCTCCAGTCACCCGGCAACGACAGAATGCAACAGGTTCAATAGATTAAACATGTTTAAAGCAAAGCAGCAACCGGCAACCGGATGGATATCCAGATTAAACAAAACCCTCCCGGATTCAGGCACTCACTTCGCGAGGTAGCGGACGATCAGGTCGGCAGCTTCGTCGGCACAGTATTCCGCCGACAGGTGCCGGGGGCGGTCAAAGACGATCCGGAAGGTGAGATTCTCGGCGAGAGAGGTCACGAAGAACGCTGCCAGATCAATGTCGGTGATCCGCAGTTCCGTGCGGTGTGCCCCCAGATACATCCTGGCAAGATCCTTGCCCCGCTGGCGTACTGCTCCGATCATCCCGCGGCGTCCTACCCGCGGCACCTGCTCCACCAGATTCCTTACGAGTCTCGGCTGCACGGTCGCCAGCATCTCGACGAGCGCCCGCATCATCTTGTGTGCTGCGGTCTCAAGTGGCTCGTTCATCACCTCTGCAAGACGTTTCTGGAGTATGGTACCGAACCGATCGAGCAGGGAATCCAGCAACGCGGCGATGATGGCTTCCTTGTTCGGGAAATACTGGTAGAGGGAGCCGGGACTCACTCCAGCAGTCCGTGCGATCCGGTTCGTGGAGAGGTTGTCGTAGCCTTGTTCTGTCAGAATGCGAGCAGATGCCTTAACAATTGCATCAAATGTTTCACGGGAACGCGCCTGCTGGGGTTTTTTGCGGGGTCTGGCAGTATTTACCGTCATGCCCAACCTCTCCGAATGCGAATTGAACATTAACCCGACGTGGCCAACAATACGAGCGTAAGCTCGTATTTTCCGGGGACGTACCCCGCGAGTGGCAAGGAGAGATACGGGTGCAGTTCAATCCACTGCTGCTTCCGCCCGGATGCTCCCGTTTCGAGGCCTATCGTGAGGCGATGGAGCGTAGCCCTGTCCATCAGCAGGGGATTTTTCCCGTCTGGCACATCCTGGGATATGAGGAATGCGTGCGCTCACTCCGCGAGGCGGAAAACTTCTCCTCAAGTCCCCTCAATTCATTTCTGGTGGCAGGCGCCCCCGACCGGCGGGAGGAACGGATCAAGCGGCTCGTCCCGGTCATGGGACAAACGGCGGAATTTGTCGACAATCTGATGTTGATGAATGACCCGCCCAGGCATACACGCCTGCGCGGGCTTGTCACAAGGGCCTTCTCTCCCACGGCGATCCGAAAGCTCCAGGACCGGATACAGGTGATGACCGACGAGCTGGTTGATAGCATCCTGAAGAAGGACACCTTCGATTTCGTAGAGGATTTCGCCATCCCTCTTCCGGTCCATGTGGTCGCGGAGATTCTGGGCGTTGATATCGAACGGCGCCACGACTTCAAGCGCTGGTCCGATGGCTTTGTCTCCGTTCCGGTCCAGAAAATCATGTCTGGCGATATCGGTGACGAAAACATGGAGTGGCGCCGGGAGTTCACGGACTACTTTCTGGAGATTTTTGCGAGACGCCGCCGCGAACCGGGCGACGACCTCGTGAGCCAGCTTGTCCAGCTTGAGCAGCAGGGCGAGAAACTCTCAGCCGATGAGCTTCTGGCGACCTGCGTCCTGCTGATGGTCGCCGGCAACGAGACCACCACGAATCTTCTCAGCAACACGGCCCTTGCACTGACCCAGTTTCCTGAGGAGATGGATCATATTGTCAGGAAACCGGCGGCGATACCCGATGCGATCGAGGAATCGCTACGGTATTACGCCCCGATACAGGGTTTTCCCCGCTACTGCATCCGGAAGACGGAACTCGGAGACAAGACCATCAGGCCCGGCGACATGATGATGGTGTGGGCCGGGGCCGCCAACCGCGACGAAGCGGTCTTTGCCGATCCCGACCGGTTCGACATTACCCGCCCGCCCGGCAAGCACCTCTCGTTCGGCATGGGAATCCACCATTGTCTTGGAGCCACACTCGCCCGCGTCGAAGGCCAAATCGCTTTCGAGACATTTTTCAGGCGGGTCGGCCCGCTGCGGCCAGTTGGTGATGAGCCACCCCAGTTCTTGCCATCCTCGTTCCTGTTTGGGCTCAAGACTTTTCGTATGTCGCGAGCACCATGAACTTTTCCCTGACACCGGAGTCATTGACATTTTTATTGGTAGTCGTAGAAAATGGTTCGGGCTCTTGTTCATTCGGATTGCTGGTCTGAGCCCGGTATCTGCACCAGCTTTCAAGGCACTTTCTCCCGTGAATACAAGACACGACATTTCTTCCCTTGCCGGCCTGTCGCTTTCCGAACTGGCCCGGATTTTTGCACAGTTACCGTCTGGTTCTGCCGGCGATCTGAGCGGCACCTATACAGGCAAGGTTCTGGCGACGCCCGGCCTCGACTCGCTTCCAGAAACGCTCCGATC
Coding sequences:
- a CDS encoding phenylacetate--CoA ligase family protein; the encoded protein is MPFDQSVNGPFPGLAAIPLTLANPDGNPATALLDIPEMADGPLIPVLVPPVFGRPKEELGPVSEALTAQNRFIVFRPAFRSTGDEAPGNLDDMYLSGEECTYWGRYLRSEQFHTLCRNRQPDIQIDTRVACVAMSIGATQAFLSQAEHQTFDALALLSFVPHYPTFVRNKVKRDYYDLVSIAWALRMKSRPGWAACCGAIAARKAEEGEDRETARRYQLLADRLSNTSRIDRSQMASMLEGVPVNAFSGIWNAIRGTFDCRYDLEANLQSNAKVGIPLTFISGGKDDYFLQEEMDEFIALARREGRVRRLLRLENACHQLRPYPCFEKAMEFVIQGLYSDLGIQDVPVPFSLARIAVRRFYEVRGFALRHSKDLGAPPELTQKVLLSSEDLARVLGELFKRPAETGALVRLLARSAEQIGGERSILDELEPVRIGKILNKSLSPELYPSIAIGLSEVPELIGHLFPDHLLQALDPEHLDGLLQELLRHTEALEAFLTTANPELLLSLGRRKALAAAQRAIKLVPAFTGHNLPKDLDQVPFTSKEDYVEAFPLEDRCIHRELPREGLIDESSGSSGIPTNWTRCREEEDRLANGARFIYRFLFGRPGDDRPVILLNGFSQGAWATSTKLTVLARHVALVKNIGPEEERILDSLEYFGRRYRYIIAGYPPFLRELVRAATERVGFDLKPYTIDILHGGEGYTAGWRRYLEVNLGSGARIVSSYGASDLDLGVAYETTLALVARKILEENPEFRRALLETERIPVFFGQYNPIEFFLETRRHDGECRTLVCTVTNLKAHQPRIRYDIGDEGDILPFDRIVNTAREFGFDLPASGSLKFPFVYIFGRLDGTISIDGANVYPDQVHEAILTDHQLAPLVRGFRLRRSENSSGEVRFEIDLEMFGDETTGGPDVSTVAGKRICDYLAKVNIDFRESLAHNPAATSPEVRVVRPGELGIGTTIKRRYVDR
- a CDS encoding helix-turn-helix transcriptional regulator, coding for MTPAQGEKIYQLRTKLGLTPQQFGRMAGVTAVVVAKWESGFAEPGWLALGRIRRACDVDLNWLLDSGDDRPDYLQNAAICEGKLVDSSLPKISRNLEQKLIGDYRKLNEIDRSFVRMVLETVGKTPEVPVARRSSPKLRPNPSDKFV
- a CDS encoding SDR family NAD(P)-dependent oxidoreductase codes for the protein MKDLTGKVAVITGAGSGIGEAVSLELALRGCDVALVDINETGLESVRQRVEGLGRRASVHRMDVSRRDEMEKLPGAVLGEHGQADILVNNAGVALLGGFADHTIEDFEWVIGVNLWGVIYGCKFFLPLLENRPEAHIVNISSIAGFMPIAGMPGYVLTKHAVRGFSETLRAELASKHIGVTCVHPGAVRTNIPAAARYRGKATTLKDRGRGLVAKFGVKPELAARQIADAIQSNEPRLLIGPDARVLDALSRLMPKAPGTLMGLFGK
- a CDS encoding enoyl-CoA hydratase, which produces MGTDPEFTTIRYDSPSAGVARITLARPETRNAQSKKMLYEINTAFDLAAHDKDVKVIVLAADGPHFSSGHDLRDNTPLTSFTPVTNWGGFDLPGAEGYMAQEEEIYLGLCWRWRNLPKPTIAQVQGKTIAGGLMLIWVCDLIIASDDATFSDPVVGFGVNGVEYFAHPWEVGVRKAKEMLFTGDPVTAAEAKALGMVNQVVPRDELEKRTLELASKIASRPSMGLRLAKQSVNQTQDAQGLWTALQAAMSLQQLGHSHNMQVHKLLIDPRGMMKTPPK
- a CDS encoding SDR family oxidoreductase; its protein translation is MDLKLKGKKAIVTGASRGIGRAIAETLAAEGADIAVCARNEAGLKTAAESLARHGGRVFTKSVDVKDAKTLKTWIAEAAGQLGGIDILVPNPTGGGNPGEAAWQANFETDLMGSVRCFDAALPFLLKSGEASVVFISSTAAVEYFMAPIPYSALKAALITHAKGLSQMYAAKGIRVNCISPGPVIFEGGQWEMMKKGMPAFYEQTVRQCAIGRMGTPEEIGRAAAFLASPVASLVTGINLVADGGFTKRVAF